In Eschrichtius robustus isolate mEscRob2 chromosome 2, mEscRob2.pri, whole genome shotgun sequence, a single window of DNA contains:
- the SPRY4 gene encoding protein sprouty homolog 4 gives MEPPIPQSVPLTPSSVMVQPLLDSRMAHGRLQHPLTILPIDQMKTSHVENDYIDNPGLAPPTGPKRTRGRAPELALTPARCDQDITHHWISFSGRPSSVSSSSSTSSDQRLLDHMAPPPVADQASPRAVRIQPKAIHCKPLDLKGPAVPPELDKHFLLCEACGKCKCKECASPRTLPSCWVCNQECLCSAQTLVNYGTCMCLVQGVFYHCTNEDDEGSCADHPCSCSRSNCCARWSFMGALSLVLPCLLCYLPATGCVKLAQRGYDRLRRPGCRCKHTNSVICKAATGDAKASRPDKPF, from the coding sequence ATGGAGCCCCCGATCCCACAGAGCGTCCCCTTGACTCCCAGCTCAGTCATGGTCCAGCCCCTTCTGGACAGCCGTATGGCCCACGGCCGGCTCCAGCACCCCCTCACCATTCTCCCCATCGACCAGATGAAGACTAGCCACGTGGAGAACGACTACATCGACAATCCTGGCCTGGCACCCCCCACCGGCCCCAAGAGGACCCGGGGCAGAGCCCCAGAGCTGGCCCTGACCCCCGCCCGCTGTGACCAGGACATCACCCACCACTGGATCTCGTTCAGCGGGCGCCCCAGCTCTgtgagcagcagcagcagcacgtCCTCTGACCAGCGTCTCTTAGACCACATGGCCCCGCCGCCCGTGGCCGACCAGGCCTCCCCGAGGGCTGTGCGCATCCAGCCCAAGGCCATCCACTGCAAGCCCCTGGACCTCAAGGGCCCGGCCGTCCCCCCAGAGCTGGACAAGCACTTCTTGCTGTGCGAGGCCTGCGGGAAGTGTAAGTGCAAGGAGTGCGCGTCCCCCCGGACGTTGCCCTCCTGCTGGGTCTGCAACCAGGAGTGCCTGTGCTCCGCCCAGACGCTGGTCAACTATGGCACCTGCATGTGCCTGGTGCAGGGCGTCTTCTACCACTGCACCAACGAGGACGATGAGGGCTCCTGCGCCGACCACCCCTGCTCCTGCTCCCGCTCCAACTGCTGCGCCCGCTGGTCCTTCATGGGCGCCCTCTCCCTGGTGCTGCCCTGCCTGCTCTGCTACCTGCCTGCCACCGGCTGCGTGAAGCTGGCCCAGCGCGGCTACGACCGCCTGCGCCGCCCCGGATGCCGCTGCAAGCACACGAACAGCGTCATCTGCAAGGCAGCCACCGGGGACGCCAAGGCCAGCAGACCCGACAAGCCTTTCTGA